The sequence ACAGATCCTGATATTACCGAATTTCACGGTGAAAAGCGAGCCTCTGCCCTTTATGCTTGATACACTCACAGTGCCGTTCATAGCCTCAGTGAGCTTTTTGGTGATGGCAAGTCCCAGCCCTGTTCCGCCGTATCTGGCGTGATCCTGTCCCTGCTGCTGGGCGAAGTTTTCAAATACCGCCTCAAGCTGGCTTTGCTCTATCCCCATGCCGCTGTCCTCAACGGTTATAGTCACTGAGCGGAGATTGCCTTCTGCCGCTTCCTCCCTGCATGATATTTTGATAAAGCCGCTGTCGGTAAATTTCACTGCGTTTCCCACAAGGTTGAAGAGTATCTGCCGAAGCCTGATGCCGTCAAAGAGAATCTGCCTGCTGCAACCGCCCGTGTCCAGAATCAGTTTAAGCCCTTTTCTTTTGACTGTTTCAGAGAAGATGTTCACCGTCTCGTCAACAACTGCGCATATATTAAGCGGCACGGGGTTTATATCTATCCTGCCGGATTCTATTTTGGAGAGGTCAAGCAGGTCGTTGATAAGCTTCATAAGTGTTTCGCCGCTGTCCTTAATGGTGTTCAGCAGGTTTGCGTGTTCGGGCTCGTTTATGTCCCTGCTAAGAATTTCGGCGAAGCCGAGGATAATGTTCATCGGTGTGCGTATTTCATGGCTGATATTGGCGAGGAATTCGCTTTTTGCCCTGTTTGCCGTGTCCGCCGCTTCCTTCGCCGCCCTCAGTTCCTCTGTACGGCTTACTTTCAGCAGGTTGTCGTGATAGCGGGCAAAGAGAATGTTGAGGGATTCTGTGAGCACACCCAGCTCATCCTTGGCGTGTCTTTCGGATATGTTGATGCTGTATATGGACTGGCTTGAGGGGTCGGCTCCGGCGAGCTTCTCGGCTATTTTCTGAATCTGTCTTACAAGGGTGAGGTGGAACGAGACAGCGTAAAGCAGCGAAAGCACGGCGGTCACAAGAAATGTGCTTATGAAAACTGTTCCCGCGTGGGACGCGAAATCCTCAGAGATATTTCTGATATTCGGCTGTATTTCGGCGTAACCGGCGTAGTGCCAGTTTTTGCCGTAAATCAGGGGAAAACGGAAAGACATTTCCCCCGTGTACATTTTTTGAATAAGGATGATGAAATAGCCTGCTTCCGTGCTCCGTGCCTCACTTTCGGCGAGAACCTCATTTTTATCATTTACCAGAATGACCTTTTTGACTATTCCAGCCTCCACCAGCCCGTCTGTTATGCCCTGAGCAAGACTTTTGTTTCCGGTGACGAGGGCATGCCCCGCAGTCTGCGACATCATGGAGGTCATTTTTTCGAGGCGGCTTTTCACACCAGCCTGCTCCTTCCTGAAATCGAACCACAGCAGAACTATGCTGAGCAGCAGTCCCAGCGTGAAAGCAATGAAAAATGTCATCTTTGCCTGTTTATACGGCAGGCTTTGGGTAAATTTAACTTTCATAACCCATGATCAGACAGAACCGGTAAATTATCAATATAAAAGTGTATGTTAAAGGGTGTTTTCAGAGTTTAATTACTGTCCGTCCGGCTGCTCTCCCTGTGAGCATGGCTTTTATTTTTTCATCCAGTCCGCCTAGGTCTGTTTCCGCTGTGAGTTCATTGAGTCCTGCGGGTTTCCATTTGCCGCCGAGCCTGCTCCATGCCTTGATCCGCCTGTCCTTCGGGCATTCTACCGAGTCGATCCCTATGAGGCTTACACCCCTGAGTATGAACGGAAAGACGTTCAGCGGGAGCTCAGGCGACAGCGCGAGCCCGCAGCAGGAAACAGCGCCGCCGTATTTCACCGATTTTAGCATGGACGCGAGGGCGTTTCCGCCGAGAACATCTATCCCGCCGTCCCACATCGGCTTCATCAGCGGTTTTTCCGAACCTGCGGTGAAATCCGCGGATGATATTACGCTTGCCGCACCGATGGACCTGAGGAAAGGCTCAAGCTCCGGCTTGCCTGTCACGGCGCACGGGGAGAAGCCTTCCGCCGCGAGTATGGAGAGAGCTATGCTGCCTACTCCGCCTGTGGCTCCGGTTACGGCGATTTGCCCGCCCCTCAGCCCCATATGGAGCAGCCCGTCTGCGCAGAGTGCCGCTGTAAGCCCCGCTGTGCCGATTGACATGCTCTCTTTCATCGTCAGTCCGGCAGGCAGAGGCAGAACCCAAGCAGAGGGCACACGGATGTATTCACCGAAGCCGCCCGGAGTGTTCATTCCGAGGTCATAGCCAGTGACTATAACCATGTCGCCCTCTCTGAAACTGCCGTCTGTGCACTTTGCCACTTCCCCTGCGGCGTCTATGCCCGGCGTGTGCGGATATTTCTTCGTCACTCCCTTGTTGCCGGAGGCGGAGAGGGCATCCTTGTAATTCAGGGATGAGTAGCGCACACGGATCAGCACCTCTCCGGCGGGAAGATCATCTGTGCTGCGCTCGGTAATGCGTCCTGAATATGTGCCGTCCCCGTTTTCCGATGTCACGTAAGCCCTGAATCCGATGCCCATATGCTCCTCCGTCAGTAAGCCATTTTAAGAATGGCAAGTACGTCTTTTGATTTAAGCTTTTTAAATTCACCTATTTCGCCGAAGCGCACAGCGCCTTCTGCCATTTTCCGCAATGAATCTTCTTCGACCCCTGTCTCAGAGAGCCTTGCGGGCAGACCTACGGAGTTATAGAAGGTTCTCAGGCGGTCGATCCCCTCAAGTGCGGCGGCTTTTTTATCTGCGCTTTCCGCAACGCCGAAAACGTTTACGGCGAGATTGTAAAACTTGTCGGTATTATTGTCGTCCATCACGTACTTCATCCAGTTGGGGAAAAGGATCGCAAGCCCTGCCCCGTGGGATATATCAAAAAGTGCGCTCACTTCATGCTCAATGGAATGGTTTGCCCAGTCTCCTTCCCTGCCGAGGGAGAGGAGGGTGTTCAGGGCAAGGTTCCCCGCCCAGAGGATCTCGGCTCTGGCTGTGTAGTCGTTGGGTTTTTCCATTACGATCGGCGCATATTTCAGGCAGGTTTTAAGCAGAGCCTCCGCCAGCCTGTCCTGAGTAAAAGTGTCCGGCGTGGGTGAGAAATACTGCTCAAAGATGTGACTCATTATGTCGGCTATCCCCGCCGCCGTGTGGAAGGGGGGGACGGAATAAGTGTACTCGGGATCAAGAACGGAAAACTTAGGCCAGAGAATGGGTGAATACACAGCCAGTTTCTGCTGAGTTTCGATATTTGAGACAACTGCGTTTCCGTTGGACTCCGAACCCGTGGCGGCGAGAGTGAGCACCGTTCCGATGGGGATTGCTTTATTGATCGCCGCTTTGCGCAGAAAGAAGTCCCACGGGTCGCCTTCATAATTGACAGAGCCGGCTATAGCCTTGGCGCAGTCTATCACGCTGCCGCCGCCGACGGCTAGGATGAAGTCTATATTCTCCTCCCGGCATATGCGGACGCCTTCACGCACGCTTGTAATGCGGGGGTTGGGCTCAATGCCTCCCAGCTCGGTATAAAAAAGCCCTCTGTCGGTGAGCTTGTCCGTGATGGTCTGAAAAAGTCCTTCCCGTTTAATCCTTTTGCTGCCGTAGCAGATGAGAACACGGGTAGCCCCGTATTTTTCTATCTGTCTTCCCAGAACCTTTATCTGGTTTCTGCCGAAGAAAATTTTTGTGGGAATATTAAGGGTGAAATTGTCCATTCGGTGTCCTCCGTAATACTATAAGGATAGCATTTATACGGATTGGTTCAAGCCCCGTGTTCCCTAATTGCCTTTACTGTGTGCGGATATTCTGGTATTAATCCGTTTAGAGGGCGCTATGAAGAAAAACATAGGAAAAATATTAATAAAAGTAATCATGGTTCTGCTGATTCTCGGTCTTGTGGGGAGGGCGGTTTATGTTCTCAGCGGGGCTGAGGGCGGACACCTGCCGGAAAATACCGTTGCGGAACTCTCCATAACCGGAATAATTTATGACGCGGACGGCATAATCGAATCGTTGGAAGAGCTTTCTAAAAATGAGAAAGTCAAAGGCATAATCCTCAGGGTGAACAGCCCGGGCGGAGTTATCACCCCTACTAAGGAAATTTTCGATTATATCCAGACAATCAACAAGCCTGTTTACGCCTCCATGGAGAGCGTGGCGGCTTCCGGCGGATATTATGTCTCCGCGGCGTGCGACCGCATATTCGCCATGCCCACCACAATCACCGGCAGCATAGGGGTTATCATGCAGCTTTCCAACTATGAAAAGCTGATGAACACCATCGGCATAAAAAACTTTGCCCTGAAAAGCGGTGAGTTTAAGGACATAGGCTCTCCCGACAGGGAGATGACCGATGCGGAGAA is a genomic window of Geovibrio thiophilus containing:
- a CDS encoding YhdH/YhfP family quinone oxidoreductase, which encodes MGIGFRAYVTSENGDGTYSGRITERSTDDLPAGEVLIRVRYSSLNYKDALSASGNKGVTKKYPHTPGIDAAGEVAKCTDGSFREGDMVIVTGYDLGMNTPGGFGEYIRVPSAWVLPLPAGLTMKESMSIGTAGLTAALCADGLLHMGLRGGQIAVTGATGGVGSIALSILAAEGFSPCAVTGKPELEPFLRSIGAASVISSADFTAGSEKPLMKPMWDGGIDVLGGNALASMLKSVKYGGAVSCCGLALSPELPLNVFPFILRGVSLIGIDSVECPKDRRIKAWSRLGGKWKPAGLNELTAETDLGGLDEKIKAMLTGRAAGRTVIKL
- a CDS encoding ATP-binding protein; protein product: MTFFIAFTLGLLLSIVLLWFDFRKEQAGVKSRLEKMTSMMSQTAGHALVTGNKSLAQGITDGLVEAGIVKKVILVNDKNEVLAESEARSTEAGYFIILIQKMYTGEMSFRFPLIYGKNWHYAGYAEIQPNIRNISEDFASHAGTVFISTFLVTAVLSLLYAVSFHLTLVRQIQKIAEKLAGADPSSQSIYSINISERHAKDELGVLTESLNILFARYHDNLLKVSRTEELRAAKEAADTANRAKSEFLANISHEIRTPMNIILGFAEILSRDINEPEHANLLNTIKDSGETLMKLINDLLDLSKIESGRIDINPVPLNICAVVDETVNIFSETVKRKGLKLILDTGGCSRQILFDGIRLRQILFNLVGNAVKFTDSGFIKISCREEAAEGNLRSVTITVEDSGMGIEQSQLEAVFENFAQQQGQDHARYGGTGLGLAITKKLTEAMNGTVSVSSIKGRGSLFTVKFGNIRICDQPRPEKTDSGAVHFEPARILIADDSPHNRFLIRLLLKEHPFTFIEAENGQEAFAKASEHMPDIVLLDMKMPGTDGYAAAKMLKGSSATAHIPIIAVSADVLSDRMEEAFACGCAAYVKKPIISSELTDALKVFIKHRVKQPEKRHEHAPGAGITPEQREIIRTELHARWQQISRRFVISDMESFAALALALAEKENIKELKNWAEKLAKDAKEFDIDSLTGTIDNFTGFI
- a CDS encoding iron-containing alcohol dehydrogenase; its protein translation is MDNFTLNIPTKIFFGRNQIKVLGRQIEKYGATRVLICYGSKRIKREGLFQTITDKLTDRGLFYTELGGIEPNPRITSVREGVRICREENIDFILAVGGGSVIDCAKAIAGSVNYEGDPWDFFLRKAAINKAIPIGTVLTLAATGSESNGNAVVSNIETQQKLAVYSPILWPKFSVLDPEYTYSVPPFHTAAGIADIMSHIFEQYFSPTPDTFTQDRLAEALLKTCLKYAPIVMEKPNDYTARAEILWAGNLALNTLLSLGREGDWANHSIEHEVSALFDISHGAGLAILFPNWMKYVMDDNNTDKFYNLAVNVFGVAESADKKAAALEGIDRLRTFYNSVGLPARLSETGVEEDSLRKMAEGAVRFGEIGEFKKLKSKDVLAILKMAY
- the sppA gene encoding signal peptide peptidase SppA yields the protein MKKNIGKILIKVIMVLLILGLVGRAVYVLSGAEGGHLPENTVAELSITGIIYDADGIIESLEELSKNEKVKGIILRVNSPGGVITPTKEIFDYIQTINKPVYASMESVAASGGYYVSAACDRIFAMPTTITGSIGVIMQLSNYEKLMNTIGIKNFALKSGEFKDIGSPDREMTDAEKEILMTTVMDMYEQFIEDIQKRRNMDEAVLRAQADGRVFTGKRAFDMGFVDNLGSRRDAFEEMKNELKLENVELRSFDKELTVWDKFFGSFKGVSLSGGAHFMYLYKGY